In a genomic window of Phycodurus eques isolate BA_2022a chromosome 2, UOR_Pequ_1.1, whole genome shotgun sequence:
- the LOC133399286 gene encoding gastrula zinc finger protein XlCGF17.1-like, whose product MLARLTCRQENECRERCENVNELRLVKKQTWRMIAEYEEDLFAAREEKERRRRCVLHTAGLREEGVSPKQQQEWSSRVEQREPEPPHIKEEEDEHSIDEEGEQHDRLDFPVIRVIVKSEDDEDEPHSSQLLRGDGEERSQADSLIAPLSESEDTQSHSPVTDDDEHSKGSRTCHTDNKHLTCSVCGRSLYDKKTLKVHMRTHTGEKPFVCSVCGKTFAQRGNLIKHTRTHTGEKPFTCPYCGTSFSDSSTLVKHMRRHTGEKPFSCLVCGERFTRKSNLTTHTRTHTGEKPFACSVCSIMFSDRSSLNKHMRTHTGEKPFSCSVCGQRFTQKGHMTTHTRRHTGEKPFVCSVCHTSFSDRSTFVRHMRRHTGQTRLPDTEETRN is encoded by the exons ATGCTAGCAAGGCTAACATGTCGACAAGAGAATGAATGCCGAGAGCGTTGCGAGAACGTCAATGAACTGCGACTGGTGAAGAAGCAAACGTGGAGAATGATAGCCGAGTACGAGGAGGACCTTTTTGCAGCCAGAGAGGAGAAGGAGCGACGGCGCCGCTGCGTGTTGCACACAGCAG GTCTCCGTGAAGAAGGCGTTTCTCCTAAGCAACAGCAGGAGTGGAGCTCCAGGGTGGAGCAGCGGGAGCCAGAGCCCccccacattaaagaggaagaagatgaacaCAGCATCGATGAGGAGGGAGAGCAGCATGACAGGCTGGACTTCCCGGTGATTCGTGTCATTGTGAAGAGCGAAGACGACGAAGACGAGCCTCACTCCTCCCAGCTTCTTCGCGGTGACGGTGAGGAGAGATCACAAGCAGACAGCCTCATAGCTCCACTGTCAGAGAGTGAGGACACACAGTCACACTCTCCGGTCACTGATGATGACGAACACTCTAAAGGTTCTAGGACATGTCATACGGACAACAAACACTTGACGTGTTCCGTTTGTGGGAGAAGCCTTTATGACAAGAAAACGTTGAAAGTCCACATGAGGACGCACACGGGCGAGAAACCTTTcgtctgctcagtttgcggtaaaaCGTTCGCTCAGAGGGGTAATTTGATCAAACACACTAGAACgcacaccggagagaaaccCTTCACCTGTCCGTACTGCGGCACGAGTTTCAGCGACAGTTCGACATTAGTGAAGCACATGAGGAgacacactggcgagaaaccttttaGCTGCTTGGTGTGCGGTGAAAGATTCACCCGGAAGTCCAATTTGACGACGCACACAAGGACacacaccggagagaaaccttttgcatgctcagtgtgCAGCATTATGTTCAGCGACCGTTCGTCGCTGAATAaacacatgagaacgcacacgggagagaaacctttcAGCTGCTCAGTGTGCGGTCagagattcactcagaagggacacATGACGACACATACGAGAAGACACaccggagaaaaaccttttgtctgctcggTCTGCCACACCAGTTTCAGCGACCGCTCAACTTTTGTCCGGCACATGAGAAGACACACTGGACAGACACGTTTGCCTGACACTGAGGAAACGCGAAATTGA
- the LOC133416512 gene encoding zinc finger protein 135-like, with translation MCKVDMLRALLNQRLGAAVEEIVVVLGRTIAEYEEELCRQRQLLDAVFKNPQIALQRENISEEDRYPEQQEWRSVVEQHVKEEELEPPHMSKEEEPQAPNIKEEVEEEEPSCINEDDNTRLPLAGVPVKNEAEGQSGKEDRILASPSRRDDITSHSTNTDDDEHSKGVVAQTRCQCSQCDDTFVSGSALKAHMVIHTGQELHILSARGQKFPKNAKIMTHASADTGAKPYVCSVCEKGFARKDFLLAHKRTHTGEKPYSCPICNACFGHRSGLFYHKRSHTGEKPYTCSVCNRAFIQKSSLTSHMRNHSQEKPFYCCNTAFCDQSSLSVHVTTHSLDKSSVLERTHASNSRKPINAHPGPKGFSCSSCEETFSRHEALLAHTRLHTGVKPFWCSVCNTSFSYQSSLINHIKTH, from the exons ATGTGTAAGGTAGACATGCTGAGGGCCTTGCTGAATCAGCGACTAGGTGCGGCCGTCGAAGAAATCGTTGTCGTGTTGGGAAGGACGatagcagagtacgaggaggaactttgtcgTCAACGTCAACTTCTGGATGCCGTTTTCAAGAACCCGCAAATTGCGCTGCAAAGAGAAA ACATCAGTGAAGAAGATCGTTATCCTGAGCAGCAGGAGTGGCGCTCCGTGGTGGAGCAGCACGTGAAGGAGGAGGAACTTGAGCCGCCCCACATGAGCAAGGAAGAGGAGCCACAGGCCCCCAACATTAAAgaagaggtggaggaggaagagcccTCCTGTATTAATGAGGACGATAACACCAGGTTGCCATTGGCTGGTGTCCCTGTGAAGAATGAAGCTGAAGGCCAAAGTGGGAAAGAGGATCGGATTTTAGCATCGCCGTCACGTCGCGATGACATAACGTCACACTCTACtaacactgatgatgatgaacacTCAAAAGGTGTTGTGGCACAGACACGGTGtcaatgttctcagtgtgacgACACATTTGTCAGCGGGTCGGCTTTGAAAGCGCACATGGTGATCCACACGGGACAGGAACTGCACATCCTCTCAGCACGTGGACAAAAGTTCCCCAAAAATGCGAAGATTATGACACACGCGAGTGCAGACACTGGAGCGAAGCCGTACGTGTGCTCTGTTTGTGAGAAAGGCTTCGCAAGAAAGGATTTTTTACTAGCGCACAAAAGAACTCACACTGGGGAGAAGCCGTATTCCTGCCCAATCTGCAACGCATGTTTTGGTCACCGCTCAGGATTGTTTTATCACAAGAGAAgccacacgggagaaaaaccttatACATGCTCGGTGTGCAATAGAGCGTTCATTCAAAAGAGCTCGTTGACGTCGCACATGAGAAACCACAGTCAGGAGAAGCCATTTTACTGCTGCAACACAGCTTTTTGCGACCAGTCGTCATTATCCGTACACGTGACAACGCACAGTTTGGACAAATCTTCCGTACTCGAGAGAACACACGCTTCGAATTCGAGGAAACCCATCAATGCACACCCGGGGCCAAAGGGGTTTTCTTGCTCCTCGTGTGAAGAAACATTTTCCCGGCACGAAGCTTTGCTGGCGCACACGAGATTGCACACCGGGGTCAAACCCTTTTGGTGCTCCGTCTGCAACACCAGCTTCAGTTATCAGTCGTCGCTAATTAACCACATTAAGACGCATTAA